The region CTGGAATTGAAGCTGCTCTCCTAACAGTAAATCCATTGCGAGTGCATGAACTGGCCGCAAAGCGTAAACCAGTCAGAGGAGCTAAAAAATTAGCAAAGTTGCGACATCGACTTGGCAGAACACTAACTGTATTAACTATTGCAAATAATGGTTTTAATATTTTTGGGAGTTTAATGCTAGGCATCTATGCAACTTTTGTTTTTAAAGCTGGGATAGATCGAGCTTTATTTTCAATAGGGTTGACTCTCCTAGTACTTCTTTTAGGCGAAATATTGCCAAAATCAGTTGGAGCAAAACTGTCTTTACAGGTATCACTTATTAGTGCACCAATACTTCATCTGCTAAGTGTATTGATGCGTCCGTTAATACTTCCTTTAGAACACTTATTGCCTGTCATTACTACTGAGAATGAAATCACTACTGATGAAGAAGAAATTAGACAAATGGCAAGGCTTGGTTCACAAAAAGGGCAAATTGAAGCTGATGAAGCTGCAATGATAGGACAAGTTTTTCAACTCAATGATTTAACAGCTAGAGATCTAATGACTCCTAGAGTTTCCGCTCCAACGCTAGATGGATCGGTGACATTAGAGAAATTACGAACTAAACTATTGACCAATAACTCTCAACGTTGGGTAGTGCTTGGTAAAGAAGTAGATAAGGTTCTCGGAATAGCCAAGCGCGAGCGTTTGTTAACTGCGTTATTACAAGGACACACTCAATTAACACCTATAGATCTTTGTGAAGCGGTTGAATTTGTTCCAGAAATGATACGAGTAGATCGTTTGCTTACTTGTTTCAACAAAGATAAAACAGGTGTAAGAGTTGTAGTGGATGAATTTGGTGGATTTGTAGGATTAATTGGTGCAGAAGCAGTTCTTGCTGTTTTAGCTGGATGGTGGAGAAAATCTAATAAATGACAATATTGCAATCTCCTTCGGCAAAATGTAGCTCTTTGCTAAAAGAATGGAAAGAAGTTTTAAATCTAACCCATTTAGAACAAGTGCAATTTTCAGGAGAGATTCTAGCGCTTGATCGTCAAATCAATCGCTTAGCTCATAGGCATATACGATTAACTGTATTTGGTAGAGTAGGCGTAGGTAAATCAAGTCTACTCAATGCACTTTTTGGTCGGCATATTTTCGCTACTGATGTTGCCAATGGGTTTACCCGAAAAAGCAAGGGAGCGTTTTGGGAGCAATCTATTCAGAGTCTAGAAACCATAGAGTTAGTAGACACTCCAGGCATTGATGAAATAGCTGCGAGTGCTAGAGCTCGCTTAGCTAGAAGAGTTGCACTTTATTCAGATTTGGTTCTATTAGTTCTCGATAGTGATATCACTAGTGTTGAACTGGAAGCACTACAATCACTTATTGAGACTGGTAAGCCTGTCTTATTAGTCCTAAATCGATGTGATCAATGGGAAGAAGATGAGGTGCTAACTATTGTTGAAAGTATTAGGAATCGACTACCTGCCTCCGCAAAGCACTTACTTATTGAAACAGTGGCAGCAGCCCCACGAAAAGCAAAAGTATTTAGTGACGGACGAGTGCGAAGTGAAGAATGTGCTCCCAAAGTCCAATCACTTAAAAAAATATTACTCAGTCTTCTTGAAGATCAAGGCAATATTCTTTTGACCCTGAATGCTCTTCAACAAGCAGAGAGTTTTTATCAGTCCCTGAAGAAAGGTCGTTTAAAGCGCAGAAGGTTAGAAGCACAAGGCCTTATTGGTAAATTTGCAACTTTAAAAGCATCAGGAGTTGCTGTAAATCCTCTGATCATGTTTGATTTCGCAACAGGACTTGCCTTTGATACTGCTCTAATTGTTCAATTAAGTAAATTATATGGATTAGAGTTAAAAGGCCGTTCAGCAAGAAATTTGTTAAAAAAGCTTTCTCTTCACAACGGTCTACTCGGCGGAGCTCAACTTGCTATTCAATTGGCATTAGGAACAGTTCAACATTTATTATTATTAGCTACTCCATTTACAGGTGGGTTAAGTCTTGCACCTGCAGGACCAGTTGCTATAGCACAAGCTATTATCGCAATTCACACAACAAAACTAACCGGGCGATTAGCAGCAAAAGAAATTCTTCGAAACAGTCATCTCCCAGGAGCGAACCCAAGGTCAATAT is a window of Prochlorococcus marinus subsp. marinus str. CCMP1375 DNA encoding:
- a CDS encoding CNNM domain-containing protein gives rise to the protein MSQDILFLATLVAVVLIGSALCSGIEAALLTVNPLRVHELAAKRKPVRGAKKLAKLRHRLGRTLTVLTIANNGFNIFGSLMLGIYATFVFKAGIDRALFSIGLTLLVLLLGEILPKSVGAKLSLQVSLISAPILHLLSVLMRPLILPLEHLLPVITTENEITTDEEEIRQMARLGSQKGQIEADEAAMIGQVFQLNDLTARDLMTPRVSAPTLDGSVTLEKLRTKLLTNNSQRWVVLGKEVDKVLGIAKRERLLTALLQGHTQLTPIDLCEAVEFVPEMIRVDRLLTCFNKDKTGVRVVVDEFGGFVGLIGAEAVLAVLAGWWRKSNK
- a CDS encoding GTP-binding protein, giving the protein MTILQSPSAKCSSLLKEWKEVLNLTHLEQVQFSGEILALDRQINRLAHRHIRLTVFGRVGVGKSSLLNALFGRHIFATDVANGFTRKSKGAFWEQSIQSLETIELVDTPGIDEIAASARARLARRVALYSDLVLLVLDSDITSVELEALQSLIETGKPVLLVLNRCDQWEEDEVLTIVESIRNRLPASAKHLLIETVAAAPRKAKVFSDGRVRSEECAPKVQSLKKILLSLLEDQGNILLTLNALQQAESFYQSLKKGRLKRRRLEAQGLIGKFATLKASGVAVNPLIMFDFATGLAFDTALIVQLSKLYGLELKGRSARNLLKKLSLHNGLLGGAQLAIQLALGTVQHLLLLATPFTGGLSLAPAGPVAIAQAIIAIHTTKLTGRLAAKEILRNSHLPGANPRSILRQLSKSNPNVQKCLQEWNINPYEKPKSIQALLP